A single window of Gossypium hirsutum isolate 1008001.06 chromosome A10, Gossypium_hirsutum_v2.1, whole genome shotgun sequence DNA harbors:
- the LOC107897285 gene encoding protein NUCLEAR FUSION DEFECTIVE 4 has product MAKLKLKAGSRPPWVGLAAALWVQISAGNATNFTLYSSALKSVSGFSQQQLTFLGVANDIGESVGLLPGIACNRFPPWTVLLVGVFACFLGYGVIWLDVSQTIHPLPYWVLWIALVVASNSNAWFSTAVLVTNMRNFPLSRGTVAGILKGYSGISAAVYTVLYSLLLEQSASKLLLFLTLGIPVICLAMMYFVRPCTPPSGEDSSVHVHFVFTQAASVLLAIYLLTVTIIYDKVSLSDAVSHVLLAIVFLFLLSPLGIPIKMSLFRANAETITPLAGSTEHLAEGEGAPSQSVPLLSPSSSTSNLGSFFESEYASDVETLLAEGEGAVKKKRRPRRGEDFKFREAFIKADFWLLWIVYFLGVGSGITVLNNLAQIGLAFGVENTTILLSLFSFCNFVGRLGSGALSEHFVRTRTIPRTLWMACTLIVMVIAFVLYALAFSGTLYVSTALLGICYGFQYNLMVPTASELFGLEHFGIIYSFMLLGNPVGALLFSGLLAGYVYDAEAAKQGSSTCLGPECFRLTFFVLAGICGLGSFLSLILTIRIRPVYQMLYASGSFRLPRASDH; this is encoded by the exons ATGGCAAAATTGAAGCTGAAAGCGGGGAGCAGACCGCCATGGGTTGGGTTGGCAGCTGCTTTATGGGTTCAGATATCAGCTGGGAACGCCACCAACTTCACACTCTATTCTTCTGCTCTGAAATCGGTGTCGGGGTTCAGTCAGCAACAGCTCACGTTCTTGGGAGTAGCAAATGATATTGGAGAGAGTGTTGGACTCCTCCCTGGTATTGCCTGTAATCGTTTCCCTCCTTGGACTGTGCTGCTTGTTGGGGTCTTTGCCTGTTTCTTGGGATATGGTGTTATCTGGCTTGATGTTAGCCAAACTATTCATCCTCTGCCTTACTGGGTG TTATGGATCGCACTTGTGGTTGCCTCTAATAGTAATGCATGGTTTAGCACAGCAGTGCTAGTAACTAACATGAGAAATTTCCCCCTCAGTAGGGGTACTGTTGCTGGCATCCTCAAAGGTTATTCTGGGATCAGTGCCGCTGTATATACTGTATTATACAGCTTGCTGCTTGAACAATCCGCTTCGAAACTGCTGCTGTTCCTTACTCTTGGAATTCCAGTTATATGTTTGGCCATGATGTACTTTGTTCGCCCTTGCACTCCTCCTTCTGGAGAAGACTCTTCAGTTCATGTCCACTTTGTTTTTACCCAAGCTGCTAGTGTCTTGCTTGCTATCTATCTTCTCACAGTAACAATTATATATGACAAGGTTTCTCTAAGTGATGCTGTTTCACATGTACTACTTGCTATTGTATTTCTCTTCTTGCTTTCTCCTCTTGGAATTCCGATCAAGATGTCACTTTTTCGAGCCAATGCAGAGACAATTACACCCTTGGCAGGTTCAACAGAGCATTTGGCTGAGGGAGAAGGTGCTCCTAGTCAATCTGTTCCTTTGTTGTCTCCATCTTCATCAACCTCAAATCTTGGAAGTTTCTTTGAAAGTGAATACGCCTCGGATGTAGAAACTCTTCTTGCTGAGGGAGAGGGGGcagtgaagaagaaaagaagaccCAGGAGGGGGGAGGACTTCAAGTTTCGTGAAGCTTTTATCAAGGCTGATTTTTGGCTTCTTTGGATTGTATATTTTCTTGGAGTTGGTTCTGGTATTACCGTTCTCAATAACTTGGCTCAAATCGGACTTGCATTTGGAGTAGAGAATACAACAATATTGCTCTCTCTTTTTAGCTTCTGCAATTTCGTTGGTCGTCTTGGCTCGGGTGCTCTTTCAGAACACTTTGTCAG GACGAGAACCATTCCTCGAACATTGTGGATGGCCTGCACGCTAATAGTTATGGTCATAGCATTTGTTCTGTATGCATTAGCTTTCAGTGGTACCCTCTATGTTTCAACTGCTTTGCTTGGTATCTGCTACGGATTTCAATATAATCTCATGGTTCCTACAGCATCTGAACTTTTCGGCTTGGAACATTTTGGTATCATTTACAGCTTTATGCTGCTAGGAAATCCTGTAGGTGCACTTCTTTTCTCAGGTCTGCTTGCTGGTTATGTTTATGATGCTGAAGCTGCTAAGCAAGGAAGTTCCACCTGCTTGGGACCTGAATGCTTCAGACTCACTTTCTTTGTTTTAGCCGGCATCTGTGGTCTAGGCAGCTTCTTGAGCTTGATTTTAACAATTAGAATACGGCCAGTTTATCAGATGCTATATGCTTCTGGTTCATTTCGTCTTCCTCGGGCTTCGGATCACTGA
- the LOC107897286 gene encoding F-box/LRR-repeat protein 14 isoform X3, translating to MGAACSRKRDQLDNVDGFDRGVSGRYCKSGSSKWLATTFSRPVLEIQREKKKCPSLLELCTYKIREDIDNYVSFSTLPRDLSQQIFNELVKSQRLTDVSLEAFRDCALQDLYLGDYPGVNENWMDVISSQGSSLLSLGLSGSDVSDPGLIYLKDCVNLQDLNLNYCDQISDRGLKHISGLSNLRSLTFRRNSAITAQGMAALSGLVNLMKLDLEKCPGIHGGLIHIKGLTKLESLSIKWCNCITDADMKPLSGLTNLKSLQISCSKVTDFGITYLKGLQNLSVLNLEGCPVTASCFDTLSVLVSLLFLNLSRCNLSDDGCEKLSKLGNLKVLNLGFNDISDACLIHLKGLQNLKCLELSDTEVGSNGLRYLSGLCKLESINLSFTVVSDGGLRELSGLTSLKSLNLDARQITDAGLAALTSLTGLTHLDLFGARITDSGTSHLRNLKNLRSLEICGGGLTDAGVKNIKDLSSLSLLNLSQNCNLTDKTLEMISGLTGLISLNVSNSRVTSAGLRHLKPLKNLRSLTLEACKVTANDIRRLQSAGLPNLVNFRPE from the exons ATGGGGGCTGCTTGTTCTAGGAAAAGAGACCAACTGGACAATGTAGATGGTTTTGACAGAGGGGTTTCGGGAAGATATTGCAAAAGTGGGAGTTCGAAGTGGTTAGCAACAACTTTTTCTAGACCTGTTCTAGAAATTCAAAGGGAGAAAAAGAAATGTCCATCACTTTTGGAACTATGCACCTATAAAATACGGGAG GATATAGATAATTATGTTTCATTTTCTACTCTTCCAAGAGATCTAAGTCAGCAGATCTTCAATGAACTAGTGAAGTCACAACGTCTGACTGATGTTTCTCTTGAAGCTTTTCGAGACTGTGCTCTTCAG GACCTTTATCTGGGAGACTACCCCGGGGTTAATGAGAATTGGATGGATGTCATCTCTTCACAAGGCTCATCCTTGCTTTCACTAGGCCTCTCTGGTTCTGATGTTTCGGATCCTGGATTGATATATCTCAAAGATTGCGTGAACCTTcaagatttaaatttaaattactgTGACCAGATTTCTGACCGTGGGCTAAAACACATCAGTG GTCTCTCAAACTTGAGGAGTCTCACTTTTCGGAGAAACAGTGCAATCACTGCACAAGGAATGGCTGCCTTATCTGGCCTAGTAAACCTGATGAAGCTGGACCTGGAAAAATGTCCTGGGATTCACGGGGGGCTTATTCACATCAAAG GTTTGACAAAGTTAGAGTCTCTTAGTATTAAATGGTGTAATTGCATAACAGATGCTGATATGAAGCCTCTTTCAG GGCTTACAAACTTGAAAAGCTTACAGATTTCCTGTAGTAAGGTTACAGATTTTGGCATCACTTATTTAAAAG GTCTGCAAAATCTTTCTGTTTTGAACTTGGAGGGCTGCCCAGTTACAGCTTCGTGCTTTGATACTCTTTCAG TGCTTGTATCTCTGTTATTTTTGAATCTTAGCAGATGCAACTTATCCGATGATGGATGTGAGAAGCTTTCTA AGCTTGGTAATCTGAAAGtattgaacttgggtttcaatgACATCAGTGATGCATGTTTGATACACCTAAAAG GTCttcaaaatttgaaatgtttggAGTTGTCTGATACTGAAGTTGGAAGCAATGGTCTTCGCTATCTTTCTG GTTTGTGTAAGCTGGAGAGTATAAACTTGTCATTCACTGTTGTTTCTGATGGTGGATTAAGAGAACTGTCTGGACTAACGTCTCTTAAATCACTTAATCTGGATGCTCGTCAAATCACAGATGCTGGACTTGCAGCTCTTACAA GTTTGACTGGGCTGACTCATCTTGATCTTTTTGGAGCCCGTATCACAGATTCTGGGACAAGCCACTTACGAA ATTTGAAGAACCTGCGCTCCTTGGAAATCTGTGGTGGAGGATTGACCGATGCTGGTGTGAAGAACATTAAAGATCTTTCATCCCTGTCGCTGCTAAATCTGTCACAGAACTGTAACCTGACAGATAAAACTTTGGAGATGATCTCCG GGTTGACAGGATTGATCTCTTTGAACGTTTCAAATTCCCGTGTGACAAGTGCAGGATTGAGACATCTAAAGCCCCTGAAGAACTTAAGATCTCTGACCTTGGAGGCTTGCAAGGTCACAGCAAATGACATAAGGAGGCTTCAGTCAGCTGGTCTCCCTAATCTGGTAAACTTCCGCCCTGAGTAG
- the LOC107897286 gene encoding F-box/LRR-repeat protein 14 isoform X1 has translation MGAACSRKRDQLDNVDGFDRGVSGRYCKSGSSKWLATTFSRPVLEIQREKKKCPSLLELCTYKIREDIDNYVSFSTLPRDLSQQIFNELVKSQRLTDVSLEAFRDCALQDLYLGDYPGVNENWMDVISSQGSSLLSLGLSGSDVSDPGLIYLKDCVNLQDLNLNYCDQISDRGLKHISGLSNLRSLTFRRNSAITAQGMAALSGLVNLMKLDLEKCPGIHGGLIHIKGLTKLESLSIKWCNCITDADMKPLSGLTNLKSLQISCSKVTDFGITYLKGLQNLSVLNLEGCPVTASCFDTLSVLVSLLFLNLSRCNLSDDGCEKLSKLGNLKVLNLGFNDISDACLIHLKVHFFCNTYLGLTNLESLNLDSCRIGDNGLVHLTGLQNLKCLELSDTEVGSNGLRYLSGLCKLESINLSFTVVSDGGLRELSGLTSLKSLNLDARQITDAGLAALTSLTGLTHLDLFGARITDSGTSHLRNLKNLRSLEICGGGLTDAGVKNIKDLSSLSLLNLSQNCNLTDKTLEMISGLTGLISLNVSNSRVTSAGLRHLKPLKNLRSLTLEACKVTANDIRRLQSAGLPNLVNFRPE, from the exons ATGGGGGCTGCTTGTTCTAGGAAAAGAGACCAACTGGACAATGTAGATGGTTTTGACAGAGGGGTTTCGGGAAGATATTGCAAAAGTGGGAGTTCGAAGTGGTTAGCAACAACTTTTTCTAGACCTGTTCTAGAAATTCAAAGGGAGAAAAAGAAATGTCCATCACTTTTGGAACTATGCACCTATAAAATACGGGAG GATATAGATAATTATGTTTCATTTTCTACTCTTCCAAGAGATCTAAGTCAGCAGATCTTCAATGAACTAGTGAAGTCACAACGTCTGACTGATGTTTCTCTTGAAGCTTTTCGAGACTGTGCTCTTCAG GACCTTTATCTGGGAGACTACCCCGGGGTTAATGAGAATTGGATGGATGTCATCTCTTCACAAGGCTCATCCTTGCTTTCACTAGGCCTCTCTGGTTCTGATGTTTCGGATCCTGGATTGATATATCTCAAAGATTGCGTGAACCTTcaagatttaaatttaaattactgTGACCAGATTTCTGACCGTGGGCTAAAACACATCAGTG GTCTCTCAAACTTGAGGAGTCTCACTTTTCGGAGAAACAGTGCAATCACTGCACAAGGAATGGCTGCCTTATCTGGCCTAGTAAACCTGATGAAGCTGGACCTGGAAAAATGTCCTGGGATTCACGGGGGGCTTATTCACATCAAAG GTTTGACAAAGTTAGAGTCTCTTAGTATTAAATGGTGTAATTGCATAACAGATGCTGATATGAAGCCTCTTTCAG GGCTTACAAACTTGAAAAGCTTACAGATTTCCTGTAGTAAGGTTACAGATTTTGGCATCACTTATTTAAAAG GTCTGCAAAATCTTTCTGTTTTGAACTTGGAGGGCTGCCCAGTTACAGCTTCGTGCTTTGATACTCTTTCAG TGCTTGTATCTCTGTTATTTTTGAATCTTAGCAGATGCAACTTATCCGATGATGGATGTGAGAAGCTTTCTA AGCTTGGTAATCTGAAAGtattgaacttgggtttcaatgACATCAGTGATGCATGTTTGATACACCTAAAAG TCCATTTCTTTTGTAATACTTATTTAGGTTTGACAAATTTGGAGAGCTTGAACTTGGATTCATGCAGAATTGGTGATAATGGGCTGGTTCACTTGACAG GTCttcaaaatttgaaatgtttggAGTTGTCTGATACTGAAGTTGGAAGCAATGGTCTTCGCTATCTTTCTG GTTTGTGTAAGCTGGAGAGTATAAACTTGTCATTCACTGTTGTTTCTGATGGTGGATTAAGAGAACTGTCTGGACTAACGTCTCTTAAATCACTTAATCTGGATGCTCGTCAAATCACAGATGCTGGACTTGCAGCTCTTACAA GTTTGACTGGGCTGACTCATCTTGATCTTTTTGGAGCCCGTATCACAGATTCTGGGACAAGCCACTTACGAA ATTTGAAGAACCTGCGCTCCTTGGAAATCTGTGGTGGAGGATTGACCGATGCTGGTGTGAAGAACATTAAAGATCTTTCATCCCTGTCGCTGCTAAATCTGTCACAGAACTGTAACCTGACAGATAAAACTTTGGAGATGATCTCCG GGTTGACAGGATTGATCTCTTTGAACGTTTCAAATTCCCGTGTGACAAGTGCAGGATTGAGACATCTAAAGCCCCTGAAGAACTTAAGATCTCTGACCTTGGAGGCTTGCAAGGTCACAGCAAATGACATAAGGAGGCTTCAGTCAGCTGGTCTCCCTAATCTGGTAAACTTCCGCCCTGAGTAG
- the LOC107897286 gene encoding F-box/LRR-repeat protein 14 isoform X2 has translation MGAACSRKRDQLDNVDGFDRGVSGRYCKSGSSKWLATTFSRPVLEIQREKKKCPSLLELCTYKIREDIDNYVSFSTLPRDLSQQIFNELVKSQRLTDVSLEAFRDCALQDLYLGDYPGVNENWMDVISSQGSSLLSLGLSGSDVSDPGLIYLKDCVNLQDLNLNYCDQISDRGLKHISGLSNLRSLTFRRNSAITAQGMAALSGLVNLMKLDLEKCPGIHGGLIHIKGLTKLESLSIKWCNCITDADMKPLSGLTNLKSLQISCSKVTDFGITYLKGLQNLSVLNLEGCPVTASCFDTLSVLVSLLFLNLSRCNLSDDGCEKLSKLGNLKVLNLGFNDISDACLIHLKGLTNLESLNLDSCRIGDNGLVHLTGLQNLKCLELSDTEVGSNGLRYLSGLCKLESINLSFTVVSDGGLRELSGLTSLKSLNLDARQITDAGLAALTSLTGLTHLDLFGARITDSGTSHLRNLKNLRSLEICGGGLTDAGVKNIKDLSSLSLLNLSQNCNLTDKTLEMISGLTGLISLNVSNSRVTSAGLRHLKPLKNLRSLTLEACKVTANDIRRLQSAGLPNLVNFRPE, from the exons ATGGGGGCTGCTTGTTCTAGGAAAAGAGACCAACTGGACAATGTAGATGGTTTTGACAGAGGGGTTTCGGGAAGATATTGCAAAAGTGGGAGTTCGAAGTGGTTAGCAACAACTTTTTCTAGACCTGTTCTAGAAATTCAAAGGGAGAAAAAGAAATGTCCATCACTTTTGGAACTATGCACCTATAAAATACGGGAG GATATAGATAATTATGTTTCATTTTCTACTCTTCCAAGAGATCTAAGTCAGCAGATCTTCAATGAACTAGTGAAGTCACAACGTCTGACTGATGTTTCTCTTGAAGCTTTTCGAGACTGTGCTCTTCAG GACCTTTATCTGGGAGACTACCCCGGGGTTAATGAGAATTGGATGGATGTCATCTCTTCACAAGGCTCATCCTTGCTTTCACTAGGCCTCTCTGGTTCTGATGTTTCGGATCCTGGATTGATATATCTCAAAGATTGCGTGAACCTTcaagatttaaatttaaattactgTGACCAGATTTCTGACCGTGGGCTAAAACACATCAGTG GTCTCTCAAACTTGAGGAGTCTCACTTTTCGGAGAAACAGTGCAATCACTGCACAAGGAATGGCTGCCTTATCTGGCCTAGTAAACCTGATGAAGCTGGACCTGGAAAAATGTCCTGGGATTCACGGGGGGCTTATTCACATCAAAG GTTTGACAAAGTTAGAGTCTCTTAGTATTAAATGGTGTAATTGCATAACAGATGCTGATATGAAGCCTCTTTCAG GGCTTACAAACTTGAAAAGCTTACAGATTTCCTGTAGTAAGGTTACAGATTTTGGCATCACTTATTTAAAAG GTCTGCAAAATCTTTCTGTTTTGAACTTGGAGGGCTGCCCAGTTACAGCTTCGTGCTTTGATACTCTTTCAG TGCTTGTATCTCTGTTATTTTTGAATCTTAGCAGATGCAACTTATCCGATGATGGATGTGAGAAGCTTTCTA AGCTTGGTAATCTGAAAGtattgaacttgggtttcaatgACATCAGTGATGCATGTTTGATACACCTAAAAG GTTTGACAAATTTGGAGAGCTTGAACTTGGATTCATGCAGAATTGGTGATAATGGGCTGGTTCACTTGACAG GTCttcaaaatttgaaatgtttggAGTTGTCTGATACTGAAGTTGGAAGCAATGGTCTTCGCTATCTTTCTG GTTTGTGTAAGCTGGAGAGTATAAACTTGTCATTCACTGTTGTTTCTGATGGTGGATTAAGAGAACTGTCTGGACTAACGTCTCTTAAATCACTTAATCTGGATGCTCGTCAAATCACAGATGCTGGACTTGCAGCTCTTACAA GTTTGACTGGGCTGACTCATCTTGATCTTTTTGGAGCCCGTATCACAGATTCTGGGACAAGCCACTTACGAA ATTTGAAGAACCTGCGCTCCTTGGAAATCTGTGGTGGAGGATTGACCGATGCTGGTGTGAAGAACATTAAAGATCTTTCATCCCTGTCGCTGCTAAATCTGTCACAGAACTGTAACCTGACAGATAAAACTTTGGAGATGATCTCCG GGTTGACAGGATTGATCTCTTTGAACGTTTCAAATTCCCGTGTGACAAGTGCAGGATTGAGACATCTAAAGCCCCTGAAGAACTTAAGATCTCTGACCTTGGAGGCTTGCAAGGTCACAGCAAATGACATAAGGAGGCTTCAGTCAGCTGGTCTCCCTAATCTGGTAAACTTCCGCCCTGAGTAG